One genomic region from Cellulomonas fengjieae encodes:
- a CDS encoding TIGR00645 family protein: MAAPTTRGNQLGSLIFFSRWLQVPLYLGLIVAQAIYVWQFMLELWHIFHEVFMGHGLSEADIMLAVLGLVDVVMIANLLIMVIVGGYETFVSRIKLDDHPDQPEWLSHVNANVLKTKLAMSIIGISSIHLLKSFIDAEKILSKDTGFDTLLWQTVIHLAFIGSAMALAWIDRISAKHPAKAVVADEQPEPVGVL; the protein is encoded by the coding sequence GTGGCCGCTCCTACGACCCGTGGCAACCAGCTCGGCTCGCTCATCTTCTTCTCCCGCTGGCTCCAGGTACCCCTGTACCTCGGGTTGATCGTCGCCCAGGCGATCTACGTCTGGCAGTTCATGCTCGAGCTGTGGCACATCTTCCACGAGGTGTTCATGGGCCACGGGCTGAGCGAGGCGGACATCATGCTCGCCGTCCTCGGCCTCGTGGACGTGGTGATGATCGCGAACCTGCTGATCATGGTCATCGTCGGCGGCTACGAGACCTTCGTGTCCCGGATCAAGCTCGACGACCACCCCGACCAGCCCGAGTGGCTGTCGCACGTCAACGCGAACGTCCTGAAGACCAAGCTCGCGATGTCGATCATCGGCATCTCCTCGATCCACCTGCTCAAGAGCTTCATCGACGCCGAGAAGATCCTGTCCAAGGACACCGGGTTCGACACGCTGCTCTGGCAGACGGTCATCCACCTCGCGTTCATCGGGTCCGCCATGGCGCTGGCCTGGATCGATCGGATCTCCGCCAAGCACCCCGCCAAGGCGGTCGTGGCCGACGAGCAGCCCGAACCGGTGGGAGTCCTCTGA
- a CDS encoding AzlD domain-containing protein → MSPAGVWVALLVASAVVFALKLVGHLLPEHWLAEPRVARTAALVTVALLSALVAVQTATSGTDLVVDARLPALVVAGVALAMRAPFIVVVLLAAVTAAVLRALGMP, encoded by the coding sequence ATGAGCCCGGCCGGTGTCTGGGTCGCGCTGCTCGTCGCGAGCGCGGTCGTCTTCGCGCTCAAGCTGGTCGGGCACCTGCTGCCCGAGCACTGGCTCGCCGAACCGCGCGTGGCCCGCACGGCCGCCCTGGTGACGGTCGCCCTGCTGTCCGCCCTCGTCGCCGTGCAGACGGCGACGAGCGGCACGGACCTGGTCGTCGACGCGCGGCTGCCCGCCCTCGTGGTCGCCGGGGTCGCGCTGGCCATGCGCGCGCCCTTCATCGTCGTCGTCCTGCTCGCGGCCGTCACTGCCGCCGTGCTCCGCGCACTCGGAATGCCCTGA
- a CDS encoding AzlC family ABC transporter permease, whose amino-acid sequence MTRDDEGRAAVRQAVSVSLATGLYGVSFGALAVAAGLSVPQAVALSLLMFSGGSQFAFVGVVGAGGLAGAAIATAGLLGVRNGLYGPQVSPLLDARGWRRLLAAQLTIDESTAVATAHRAPHAARLGFWWTGVGVFVLWNVFTLLGALVGDRMGDPARYGLDAAAAAAFLALVWPRVTGPGSRLPQTVAAGAVVVALALTPVVPAGIPVLLAALVAIVAGAVSRAPGTA is encoded by the coding sequence GTGACGAGGGACGACGAGGGACGGGCGGCCGTCCGCCAGGCCGTCTCGGTCTCCCTCGCGACCGGGCTCTACGGCGTCTCGTTCGGTGCACTGGCCGTCGCCGCCGGCCTGAGCGTCCCGCAGGCGGTCGCGCTCAGCCTGCTGATGTTCTCGGGAGGCTCGCAGTTCGCGTTCGTCGGCGTGGTCGGTGCCGGTGGGCTGGCGGGGGCGGCTATCGCGACGGCGGGGCTGCTCGGGGTCCGCAACGGGCTCTACGGGCCGCAGGTCTCGCCGCTGCTGGACGCCCGCGGCTGGCGACGTCTCCTCGCGGCGCAGCTGACCATCGACGAGTCGACGGCCGTCGCGACCGCTCATCGTGCCCCGCACGCCGCCAGGCTCGGCTTCTGGTGGACCGGCGTCGGCGTGTTCGTGCTGTGGAACGTGTTCACCCTGCTGGGCGCGCTCGTCGGCGACCGGATGGGCGACCCCGCGAGGTACGGCCTCGACGCCGCCGCGGCAGCCGCGTTCCTCGCGCTGGTGTGGCCGCGCGTCACCGGCCCCGGCTCACGCCTCCCGCAGACCGTGGCGGCCGGTGCCGTGGTGGTCGCACTGGCCCTGACCCCGGTGGTCCCGGCGGGCATCCCCGTGCTGCTGGCGGCACTCGTCGCGATCGTCGCGGGCGCGGTGTCGCGCGCCCCGGGGACCGCATGA
- a CDS encoding NAD-dependent succinate-semialdehyde dehydrogenase — MTPPSLPPTVAAHVPTGLLIGGSWRPASTGRTFEVADPATTETLFDVADGGEQDALDALTAADAAFPEWRATAPRVRAELLRAVFETLTARTEDIAALVTAEGGKPLAESRAEVAYGADYVRWYSEQAVRVDGLARRAPSGTNHQLVMRRPVGPALLITPWNFPIAMIARKVAPALAAGCTVVIKPAQLTPLTTAYVAEIIREELEARDLPTGVVNVVPSSSARTISGPLLADPRLRKLSFTGSTEVGAALLKASADNILRTSMELGGNAPFLVFEDADIPAAVQGAVQAKMRNSGQTCVAANRFLVHESVAEEFTAGLTAAFDRLVVGHGAEEDTTVGPLIEASAVDRVEEVVAEAVDAGARVRIGGDRPDRRGYFYAPTVLDRVSQDLRVVTEEIFGPVAPVVTFGSETEAVTMANSTPFGLVAYAYTRDISRVMRLAESVETGMLGVNRGMVSDASAPFGGVKSSGLGREGGEAGLEEYLDSVYVAL; from the coding sequence ATGACGCCGCCGTCTCTGCCCCCGACCGTCGCCGCGCACGTGCCCACCGGTCTGCTGATCGGCGGCTCGTGGCGCCCGGCCAGCACCGGACGCACCTTCGAGGTCGCGGACCCGGCGACGACCGAGACGCTGTTCGACGTCGCGGACGGCGGCGAGCAGGACGCGCTCGACGCCCTCACCGCGGCCGACGCGGCGTTCCCCGAGTGGCGCGCCACCGCCCCCCGGGTGCGGGCCGAGCTGCTGCGTGCCGTCTTCGAGACCCTGACCGCGCGCACCGAGGACATCGCCGCGCTGGTGACCGCCGAGGGCGGCAAGCCCCTGGCCGAGTCGCGCGCCGAGGTCGCGTACGGCGCCGACTACGTCCGGTGGTACTCCGAGCAGGCCGTCCGCGTCGACGGGCTCGCGCGCCGCGCGCCGTCGGGGACGAACCACCAGCTGGTCATGCGACGACCGGTCGGCCCCGCCCTGCTGATCACGCCGTGGAACTTCCCGATCGCGATGATCGCCCGCAAGGTCGCACCCGCGCTGGCCGCCGGCTGCACGGTCGTCATCAAGCCCGCGCAGCTGACGCCGCTGACCACCGCCTATGTCGCCGAGATCATCCGCGAGGAGCTCGAGGCGCGCGACCTGCCGACCGGCGTCGTCAACGTCGTGCCGTCGTCGTCGGCGCGGACCATCTCCGGCCCTCTGCTGGCCGACCCGCGGCTGCGAAAGCTCTCGTTCACGGGGTCCACCGAGGTGGGTGCCGCGCTGCTCAAGGCGTCGGCGGACAACATCCTGCGCACGTCCATGGAGCTGGGCGGGAACGCCCCGTTCCTGGTCTTCGAGGACGCCGACATCCCCGCCGCGGTGCAGGGCGCCGTGCAGGCGAAGATGCGCAACTCGGGCCAGACCTGCGTGGCCGCCAACCGGTTCCTGGTGCACGAGTCCGTGGCCGAGGAGTTCACCGCCGGGCTCACCGCCGCCTTCGACCGGCTGGTCGTCGGGCACGGCGCCGAGGAGGACACCACCGTCGGCCCGCTCATCGAGGCCTCGGCGGTCGACCGCGTCGAGGAGGTCGTGGCCGAGGCGGTCGACGCTGGCGCCCGGGTGCGCATCGGCGGCGACCGCCCGGACCGGCGAGGCTACTTCTACGCGCCCACCGTGCTGGACCGGGTGTCGCAGGACCTGCGGGTGGTCACCGAGGAGATCTTCGGACCCGTGGCTCCCGTCGTCACCTTCGGCTCCGAGACGGAGGCCGTGACGATGGCGAACTCCACGCCGTTCGGGCTCGTCGCGTACGCGTACACGCGCGACATCTCCCGCGTCATGCGGCTGGCCGAGTCGGTGGAGACCGGCATGCTCGGCGTCAACCGGGGCATGGTCTCGGACGCGAGCGCCCCCTTCGGGGGCGTGAAGTCGTCGGGACTGGGCCGCGAGGGCGGCGAGGCCGGCCTCGAGGAGTACCTCGACAGCGTGTACGTCGCCCTCTGA
- a CDS encoding thymidylate synthase has product MTDVGVPSPYEDLLRLVLETGTPKADRTGTGTRSVFGHQMRFDLSAGFPLVTTKRVHLRSIVHELLWFLRGESNIAYLHENKVTIWDEWADADGELGPVYGVQWRSWPTPDGGHVDQITELLANLRRDPDSRRHIVSAWNVADIPSMALAPCHAFFQFYVADGRLSCQLYQRSADLFLGVPFNIASYALLTHMVAQQVGLEVGDFVWTGGDCHIYDNHLDQVREQLSRTPYPAPTLELRKADSLFDYTFDDVQVVDYLYHPAIKAPVAV; this is encoded by the coding sequence ATGACGGACGTCGGTGTGCCTTCCCCCTACGAGGACCTCCTGCGCCTCGTCCTCGAGACCGGCACCCCGAAGGCGGACCGCACCGGGACGGGGACGCGCAGCGTGTTCGGCCACCAGATGCGCTTCGACCTGTCGGCGGGCTTCCCACTGGTCACCACCAAGCGCGTGCACCTGCGCTCGATCGTCCACGAGCTGCTCTGGTTCCTGCGCGGCGAGTCGAACATCGCCTACCTGCACGAGAACAAGGTGACGATCTGGGACGAGTGGGCGGACGCGGACGGTGAGCTGGGCCCGGTGTACGGCGTGCAGTGGCGCAGCTGGCCGACGCCCGACGGCGGGCACGTCGACCAGATCACCGAGCTGCTGGCCAACCTGCGACGCGACCCCGACTCCCGTCGGCACATCGTCTCCGCGTGGAACGTGGCCGACATCCCGTCGATGGCACTGGCGCCGTGCCACGCGTTCTTCCAGTTCTACGTCGCGGACGGCAGGCTCTCCTGCCAGCTCTACCAGCGCTCCGCGGACCTCTTCCTCGGGGTGCCGTTCAACATCGCGTCCTACGCGCTGCTCACCCACATGGTCGCCCAGCAGGTCGGCCTGGAGGTCGGCGACTTCGTGTGGACCGGCGGCGACTGCCACATCTACGACAACCACCTCGACCAGGTGCGCGAGCAGCTGAGCCGGACGCCGTACCCGGCACCCACGCTCGAGCTGCGCAAGGCCGACTCGTTGTTCGACTACACGTTCGACGACGTGCAGGTCGTCGACTACCTCTACCACCCGGCCATCAAGGCCCCGGTGGCCGTGTGA
- a CDS encoding dihydrofolate reductase: MSLALVWAQTPTGVIGRDGTLPWHVPEDLAHFRDLTRGHPVLMGRATWESLPPRFRPLPGRDNIVLTRTVGYEAAGAVVAHGIEEALRLVGDRDGWVIGGGEVYRALLPLARRVEVTVVSLDVGGDTRAPELDAGTWRRSGVDPDHGWNVSSAGGTRYRFETYLRV, translated from the coding sequence GTGAGCCTGGCGCTGGTCTGGGCGCAGACGCCCACCGGCGTCATCGGGCGCGACGGCACGCTGCCGTGGCACGTGCCCGAGGACCTGGCGCACTTCCGCGACCTGACGCGCGGGCACCCGGTGCTGATGGGCCGCGCGACGTGGGAGTCGCTGCCGCCGCGGTTCCGGCCGCTGCCCGGCCGCGACAACATCGTGCTCACCCGGACGGTCGGGTACGAGGCCGCCGGCGCAGTGGTCGCCCACGGGATCGAGGAGGCGCTGCGGCTGGTCGGGGACCGCGACGGGTGGGTCATCGGCGGGGGAGAGGTCTACCGGGCGCTCCTCCCGCTCGCCCGGCGCGTCGAGGTCACCGTCGTGTCCCTCGACGTCGGCGGCGACACCCGGGCGCCGGAGCTCGACGCGGGGACCTGGCGGCGCAGCGGCGTCGACCCGGATCACGGCTGGAACGTCTCGTCCGCGGGGGGGACGCGCTACCGGTTCGAGACGTACCTGCGGGTCTGA
- the dapA gene encoding 4-hydroxy-tetrahydrodipicolinate synthase yields MPRISTPTRPFGSVLTAMVTPMTVDGAVDLAQAVRLATNLVDNGHDGLVLNGTTGEAPTTHAPEKAELVRAVAEAVGDRAWVLAGAGSNDTAHAVRMAEQAAEAGAHGLLVVSPYYSRPSQEGVRRHIESIADATPLPVMLYDVPGRTGVRFAPETVAALAENDRVVAMKDAGGDFYAAAKTIAATGLGWYSGDDTALLALLAHGGAGIVSVVGHVAGPQLAQVVAAFDAGDHDEALRIFRSIIPAIDALNGAGFQTVAAKAALQVLGVLPERSVRLPLVPASDDELALIRDGLRAAGLLELAVGDRI; encoded by the coding sequence ATGCCGCGCATCTCCACGCCCACCCGCCCGTTCGGGTCGGTGCTCACCGCGATGGTCACGCCGATGACCGTGGACGGCGCCGTCGACCTCGCCCAGGCCGTGCGACTCGCCACGAACCTGGTGGACAACGGCCACGACGGGCTCGTGCTCAACGGCACCACGGGTGAGGCGCCGACGACCCACGCCCCCGAGAAGGCCGAGCTCGTCCGGGCCGTCGCCGAGGCCGTCGGGGACCGCGCCTGGGTCCTGGCCGGCGCCGGCTCCAACGACACCGCGCACGCCGTCCGGATGGCCGAGCAGGCCGCCGAGGCCGGTGCGCACGGACTGCTCGTCGTCAGCCCGTACTACTCCCGTCCGTCGCAGGAGGGCGTCCGTCGGCACATCGAGTCGATCGCCGACGCCACGCCGTTGCCCGTCATGCTCTACGACGTCCCAGGCCGCACGGGGGTGCGGTTCGCTCCCGAGACCGTCGCCGCGCTGGCCGAGAACGACCGGGTCGTGGCGATGAAGGACGCCGGCGGGGACTTCTACGCCGCCGCCAAGACGATCGCCGCCACCGGCCTGGGCTGGTACTCCGGCGACGACACCGCGCTGCTCGCCCTGCTCGCCCACGGTGGTGCCGGCATCGTCTCCGTCGTCGGCCACGTAGCCGGTCCGCAGCTCGCCCAGGTGGTCGCCGCGTTCGACGCCGGCGACCACGACGAGGCGCTCCGCATCTTCCGATCGATCATTCCCGCGATCGATGCACTCAACGGCGCCGGCTTCCAGACCGTCGCCGCGAAGGCCGCGCTCCAGGTGCTGGGCGTCCTGCCCGAGCGCTCGGTGCGCCTCCCGCTCGTCCCCGCGTCCGACGACGAGCTCGCGCTGATCCGCGACGGCCTGCGGGCCGCCGGGCTGCTCGAGCTCGCCGTCGGCGACCGCATCTGA
- a CDS encoding ribonuclease J translates to MSHPHPELTLPPALADGALRIVALGGLGEVGRNMAVLEHAGRLLIIDCGVLFPEDHQPGVDLILPDFEYIKDRLDDIEAIILTHGHEDHIGAVPYLLRLRKNIPLVGSKLTLAFIDAKLKEHRIQPVLREVREGQTATFGGFECEFIAVNHSIPDALAVAVHTAAGTVLHTGDFKMDQLPLDGRITDLRAFARLGERGVDLFMVDSTNAEVPGFVAQERGIGPVLDQVFADSTKRIIVASFASHVHRVQQVLDAAYTHNRRVALVGRSMVRNMGIAAELGYLKVPDGVLIDLKQVDTLRDDEIVLMCTGSQGEPMAALSRIANNDHKVTVGPGDTVIMASSLIPGNENAVFRVINGLTRLGARVVHSGNAKVHVSGHASAGELLYCYNILKPRNVMPVHGEIRHLVANAALAVQTGIPADRVVLAEDGVVVDLIDGRARIVGAVPCGYVYVDGSSVGEITEVELKDRRILGDEGFISIFAVVSSADGKVLAGPQIHARGFAEQDAVFDDILPELTAALEESARNGNSDAHVLQQVIRRVVGRWVSNRLRRRPMIIPVVVEA, encoded by the coding sequence ATGAGTCACCCGCACCCTGAGCTCACCCTGCCCCCGGCCCTCGCCGACGGTGCCCTGCGCATCGTGGCGCTGGGTGGTCTCGGAGAGGTCGGCCGCAACATGGCCGTCCTCGAGCACGCCGGTCGTCTGCTGATCATCGACTGCGGTGTCCTGTTCCCCGAGGACCACCAGCCCGGCGTCGACCTGATCCTGCCCGACTTCGAGTACATCAAGGACCGCCTCGACGACATCGAGGCGATCATCCTCACGCACGGCCACGAGGACCACATCGGGGCGGTGCCGTACCTGCTGCGCCTGCGCAAGAACATCCCGCTGGTCGGCTCCAAGCTCACGCTGGCGTTCATCGACGCGAAGCTCAAGGAGCACCGCATCCAGCCGGTGCTGCGCGAGGTCCGCGAGGGGCAGACCGCGACCTTCGGCGGCTTCGAGTGCGAGTTCATCGCGGTGAACCACTCGATCCCCGACGCCCTCGCCGTCGCGGTGCACACGGCTGCCGGCACGGTCCTGCACACCGGCGACTTCAAGATGGACCAGCTGCCGCTCGACGGCCGGATCACCGACCTGCGCGCGTTCGCGCGCCTCGGCGAGCGCGGCGTCGACCTGTTCATGGTCGACTCCACCAACGCCGAGGTGCCGGGGTTCGTGGCGCAGGAGCGCGGGATCGGTCCCGTGCTGGACCAGGTGTTCGCCGACTCGACGAAGCGGATCATCGTCGCGTCGTTCGCATCGCACGTGCACCGCGTGCAGCAGGTGCTCGACGCGGCGTACACGCACAACCGGCGGGTGGCGCTGGTCGGCCGCTCGATGGTGCGCAACATGGGCATCGCGGCCGAGCTCGGGTACCTCAAGGTGCCGGACGGCGTGCTGATCGACCTCAAGCAGGTCGACACGCTGCGTGACGACGAGATCGTCCTCATGTGCACCGGCTCGCAGGGCGAGCCGATGGCCGCGCTGTCGCGGATCGCCAACAACGACCACAAGGTCACCGTCGGCCCCGGCGACACCGTGATCATGGCGTCGTCGCTCATCCCCGGGAACGAGAACGCCGTCTTCCGCGTGATCAACGGCCTGACCCGGCTCGGCGCGCGCGTGGTGCACTCCGGGAACGCCAAGGTGCACGTCTCCGGCCACGCCAGCGCCGGTGAGCTCCTGTACTGCTACAACATCCTCAAGCCGCGCAACGTGATGCCCGTGCACGGCGAGATCCGTCACCTGGTGGCCAACGCGGCGCTCGCGGTGCAGACCGGCATCCCCGCCGACCGCGTGGTCCTGGCCGAGGACGGCGTGGTGGTCGACCTGATCGACGGGCGCGCCCGGATCGTCGGCGCCGTGCCCTGCGGGTACGTGTACGTGGACGGGTCGAGCGTCGGGGAGATCACCGAGGTCGAGCTCAAGGACCGCCGGATCCTGGGCGACGAGGGGTTCATCTCGATCTTCGCGGTGGTCAGCTCCGCCGACGGCAAGGTGCTGGCCGGCCCGCAGATCCACGCCCGGGGGTTCGCCGAGCAGGACGCCGTGTTCGACGACATCCTCCCCGAGCTCACCGCGGCCCTCGAGGAGTCCGCCCGCAACGGCAACTCCGACGCGCACGTGCTGCAGCAGGTGATCCGCCGGGTGGTGGGCCGCTGGGTCTCCAACCGGCTGCGTCGTCGCCCGATGATCATCCCGGTGGTCGTCGAGGCCTGA
- a CDS encoding DNA glycosylase AlkZ-like family protein → MSAITRDQVRRYRVHAQQLDRSPRADRRPDDAVILDLGVQDTGPDGALWALALRGVPVGAHAWPHELALSWTVRGAPHAYRRADLAEVEQALRPYSEADAAKRVLSAARPLADAGIAVLDALATVSRTMRAVVDSPLDKGTLSTRMTAELPGPYLRWCAACGATHMYEMPFRLAALHAGLDLEPDTSPPVIRRIPGWPAAQMGMLGRTTAADDGRVDVLRALLHLLGPLTPRQAADYLDAAVRDVTARWPQDVVDVSVEGRRASMLDADLTALSDPPGGPVVRLLGPYDLFLQGRDRDVVVPDSARHRTLWPTIGRPGAVLAGGEIIGTWRPRAKGRRLGLELDEWVPWSSRTRSAVDVEHERLAQFRGVTPA, encoded by the coding sequence ATGTCCGCGATCACCCGGGACCAGGTACGGCGCTATCGCGTGCACGCCCAGCAGCTCGACCGCTCCCCGCGGGCGGACCGGCGCCCGGACGACGCGGTGATCCTCGATCTCGGCGTGCAGGACACCGGCCCCGACGGAGCGCTCTGGGCCCTCGCCCTGCGCGGCGTACCCGTCGGCGCGCACGCCTGGCCGCACGAGCTCGCGCTCTCCTGGACGGTGCGCGGGGCCCCGCACGCGTACCGGCGCGCCGACCTCGCGGAGGTCGAGCAGGCGCTGCGCCCCTACTCGGAGGCTGATGCCGCCAAGCGCGTCCTCAGCGCCGCGAGGCCGCTGGCCGATGCCGGAATCGCCGTCCTGGACGCGCTCGCCACCGTGTCGAGGACCATGCGTGCGGTCGTCGACTCACCCCTGGACAAGGGGACGCTGTCCACCCGGATGACCGCGGAGCTGCCCGGGCCCTACCTGCGCTGGTGCGCGGCCTGCGGAGCCACGCACATGTACGAGATGCCGTTCCGGCTGGCCGCGTTGCACGCGGGCCTCGACCTGGAGCCCGACACGTCTCCCCCGGTGATCCGTCGGATCCCCGGCTGGCCCGCGGCGCAGATGGGCATGCTCGGGCGCACCACCGCGGCCGACGACGGGCGGGTCGACGTGCTCCGCGCTCTCCTGCACCTGCTCGGCCCGCTCACGCCCCGGCAGGCAGCCGACTACCTGGATGCAGCCGTCCGGGACGTCACCGCCCGCTGGCCCCAGGATGTGGTGGACGTCTCGGTCGAGGGGCGCCGCGCGAGCATGCTCGACGCCGACCTGACCGCGCTGTCGGACCCGCCGGGCGGGCCGGTCGTGCGGCTGCTCGGACCGTACGACCTGTTCCTGCAGGGCCGAGACCGCGACGTCGTCGTTCCCGACAGCGCCCGGCACAGGACGCTCTGGCCCACCATCGGCCGACCCGGCGCGGTGCTGGCGGGCGGCGAGATCATCGGCACGTGGCGGCCTCGGGCGAAGGGCCGGCGGCTGGGGCTCGAGCTCGACGAGTGGGTCCCGTGGTCGAGCCGCACCAGGTCCGCGGTCGACGTCGAGCACGAGCGGCTCGCGCAGTTCCGTGGCGTGACCCCGGCCTGA
- a CDS encoding TetR/AcrR family transcriptional regulator — translation MARPRVHDDSLAARLLEEASAVVATTGSTGLTVRDLAARAGTSASAVYSLFGSREELLRAVGDEAFARFARRLAAVPRTDDPAADLLGLGLAYRENALAAPNFYRVMFGTPGVGIQDGTRGPATASATFLVLRDAVMRVLDAPAPAAAEPALALWALVHGLVELELDGVLPDGAEGRYTRTLRAAGPAILAG, via the coding sequence ATGGCCCGTCCACGCGTGCACGACGACTCCCTCGCCGCCCGCCTCCTCGAGGAGGCCTCGGCCGTCGTCGCCACCACGGGCTCGACCGGGCTCACCGTGCGCGACCTGGCCGCGCGGGCGGGGACGTCCGCGTCGGCGGTCTACTCCCTGTTCGGCAGTCGGGAGGAGCTGCTGCGCGCCGTCGGGGACGAGGCCTTCGCGCGGTTCGCCCGGCGCCTCGCCGCCGTGCCCCGCACCGACGACCCCGCCGCGGACCTGCTGGGGCTCGGCCTGGCCTACCGGGAGAACGCCCTGGCCGCGCCGAACTTCTACCGGGTCATGTTCGGCACGCCCGGTGTCGGCATCCAGGACGGGACGCGCGGTCCCGCCACCGCGAGCGCGACGTTCCTGGTGCTGCGCGACGCCGTCATGCGGGTGCTCGACGCTCCCGCCCCGGCCGCCGCGGAACCCGCCCTCGCCCTGTGGGCTCTCGTGCACGGCCTGGTCGAGCTCGAGCTCGACGGCGTGCTGCCCGACGGGGCCGAGGGGCGGTACACCCGGACGCTGCGCGCGGCCGGGCCGGCGATCCTCGCCGGCTGA